In Mycobacterium sp. ITM-2016-00317, the genomic window ACCCGTTCAGCCTGCGGGTGGACCAACGCACCGGCAGGTGCCGGCCGGATCGGGTGGTGAACCATTCGGTGCCGGTGCGCGGGCCGGGGTCGACGCCGCCGTTGCCGACGATCGGGCAGGTCTGCTGGGGGTACTCGGTGCCGTCGGGGTGGCATGCGTGCAACGTGTGATGGCTCGGCCGGCCGATCAGGTCCCCGGCGGTGGGGTAGCCCAGCAGGGCGAGTGCGGCCCGGTTGACCAGTTGGACCCGCCCCGTCCCGGCGATCACCCAGAGCGGCGTGGGTGCCGCCTCGACAACCGCGGCCAGCAGGTCGCCGTCAGGTTCCGCCGTCACCCCACCCCTCCTTCGATCTCGATGAAGGTTCACACCGCCGCGTGTCGGCGTCGTTGCTGCGGTGTCTCAGCCGTGTGAAACCCGCCGCCCCGTGCGCGAAACGCCGGATTGCCTGCGCGTTCGGCCTCACACCTGCCGCTTCCGATGCGTTCGGATGGGTGCTCGTCCGCTGTTTCCCCGACGAGATGAGGTACGACGTGGCCTACCACCCCGCTCTGCGTGAACGCGCCGCCTACGAGGTCGACGCCCAACGGATCGCCAAGGGCCGCTCCTGGGAAGAGCTGGCCGAGCTCATCGGCAGGCCGCCGGTCTGGACGGTGGCCGCGCTGCTCGGCTCACACCCGTTGCCGCGCGAGGCGGCCGAGAAGATCGGCGACGCACTCGACCTCGACGACGAGGTGGTGACCGCGCTGCAGCGCCAGCCGTACCGGACCGGTCCGGGGGAGGTGTCGGCGGACCCGACGATCTACCGGTTCTACGAGCTTCTCAACGTGTACGGGCCGGCGTTCAAGGCGCTCATCCACGAACAGTTCGGCGACGGGATCATGAGCGCGATCAACTGCAGTGTCTCGCTGACCAAACGGGAACATCCCGACGGCGACCGAGTGGTCGTGACGATCGACGGCAAATTCCTGCCCTACCAGTGGTCCACCGAAACCACCTGAGCGGCAGAGGGTTACGAAACATGTCCTACATTCCTCCGCCGCAACTGGCGGTCCGCATCATCGACGCCGGCGAAGCGAAGGCCTTCATGTCCACGCGGGACACACTGATCCGCGCCTACATGGCGGGCGCGATCCTGGGCCTGGCCGCGGCGTTCGCGGTCACCATCACGGTCAAGACCGGGCAACCGCTGCTCGGTGCGGTGTTGTTCCCGGTCGGCTTCTGCATGCTGTACCTGCTCGGCTTCGACCTGTTGACCGGGGTGTTCACGCTGGTTCCGCTGGCCTGGCTGGACAAACGGCCGGGCGTGACTCTCGGTGCGATGCTTCGCAACTGGGGGCTGGTGTTCGTCGGCAACTTCGCCGGCGCGATGACCACCGCGGTGCTGATGGCGATCTACTTCACCTTCGGGTTCAGCGTCGAACCCGACGCGGTGGGCCAGGCCCTCGGCGCCATCGGGGAGGGCCGCACCCTCGGCTACGCCGAGTACGGCGCCGCCGGCATGCTGACGCTGTTCGTCCGCGGGGTGCTGTGCAACTGGATGGTGTCCACCGGCGTGGTGGGGGCGATGATGTCGGACAGCTTGCCCGGCAAGGTGATCGCGATGTGGATGCCGATCATGGTGTTCTTCTATCTCGGCTTCGAGCACTCGATCGTCAACATGTTCCTGTTCCCGTCCGGGCTGATGCTCGGCGGCGACTTCACCATCGTGGACTATCTGGTGTGGAACGAGATCCCCACGCTGCTCGGCAATCTCGTCGGCGGCCTGACGTTCGTCGGGTTGATCATCTACGCCACGCACGCGCGGACCGCACCCAGCCGTCAGCCGCTCTGAGCGGCGGCGCGCCGGGCCCGCTCGGTCATCGACGCGACCACGCCGCCGTCGTTGAGGATGTCGGTGCCGGTCAGATAGCCGGCATGGGGCCCGGCGCAGAACGCCAGCAGCGCGGCCATCTCCTCGGGCCGGCCCCACCGCGGGACGGCGGCGTCGGTCACCATGGCGCCGGCGCCGGCCTGCTCTTCGAGCCTGCCCATCTCGGTGTCGATGGATCCCGGGGACACCGACAGAACGCGCAGGCCGCGGCCGTTGAACCGTTCTGCCTGGGAGCTGCTGTACCAGCGCACGAAACTCTTGCTCAGCGCATAGGAGAGGCCGGACCGCATTTCCTCGGGCGCGACGGCGCATGCCTGCAGCATCTGCGCCATGAACGCGTCGGTGTCCTGCAGCCCCAGCGGAAACACCGACGTCGGGATCATCTCGGCCGGCAGCAGGTGCGCGGCCATCGACGCGACGTTGACCAGCGCGGCGCCCGCGGGGGCCGTCGCGAAGAACGTCTCACCGACGTTGACGGTGCCGAGCGCGTTGGTGCGCATCACGTACGCAGCGTCGCCCATGCTGGGGCTCACCCCTGCGGTGTGGATGACCGATGCGAGCGGCCCGAGCTCCGCCGTCGTCTCGAACAGGCGCTGCACGGCCTGCCGGTCCGTGACGTCGCAGTCGACGGCGGTGACCGCGACGCCCAGCTCGCCCAGCTGGGCGGCCGCGGCCTCGAGCCGGTCCCGGCGCACGTCGGCGAGCACCACCGCGTGGTCCTTGCCGACCAGTTCGGCGGTCGCCGTGCCCATGCCGCCCGCCCCACCGGTGATTAACGAAACCGCAGTCATGTGTAAACCTCCTCGGGTCATTCAACAGTGCGTCCGGCCGGCGCGGTAGCCGCACGTCGGTATTTTCGTGGGATGTCAGAGAACCCGGCCGAGACGGTCGAAGAGGAGTCGCGCCCGGCGCGCCGGTCCCGTGGCCGGCTGCGCCGCACGCTGGTGGTGCTGGCCGTCATGCTGCTGCTGTTCGGAGTGCCGTGGTGGACGCTGGTGGTCGGCGGCGCGGCGTGGCCGACGGCCGTGGTGGTCGCCGGGACGCTCGTGTTCGTCGCCGCCTTCGCCGCCCTGCCGCTGCTGATGCGCGCCGGGCACGGTCGCGAGCGGAGTGACCGGCCGGCCGCGGCCGGTGACGCGCTGCTCGGTGTGGTGTGGGTGCTGTTCGTATGGTCGGTGCTGGGCCAGTTGGTGGAACTGGGGCTGCTGGCCGCCGGGGTCGCCGACCCTGTGCGGTCGCGGGTGGTGACCGCCGGGGTCCTCGCTGTCGCCGTGGCGCTGCTGGTCTGGGGCTATGTCGAGGCGATGCGGGTGCCGCGCGTCAAGCGCCTGGACGTCACACTGCCCCGGCTGGGTCGCGGGCTGGACGGCCTGCGCGTGGCGATGATCACCGACACCCATTACGGACCCATCGACCGCGCGCGGTGGTCGGCGGGTGTGGTGGAGCGGGTGAACGCGCTCGACGCCGACGTGGTGTGCCACGTGGGCGACATCGCCGACGGCACCGCCGCGCAGCGTGAGGCCCAGGCCGCGCCGCTGGCCTCGGTGCGCGCCGCCTCGGCCCGGGTGTACGTGACGGGCAACCACGAGTACTTCAGCGAGGCGCAGGGCTGGCTGGACTACATGCGGCGCATCGGCTGGGATGTGCTGCACAACCGGCACGTCGTGGTCGAGCGCGGCGGTGACCGGCTCGTCGTCGCCGGTATCGACGACGCGACCGCGGCCGGCTCCGGGCTGCGCGGGCACGGAGCAGACATCGACACCGCCCTCGACGGCGCCGATCCGGCGTTGCCGGTGCTGCTGCTCGCCCACCAACCCAAGCAGGTCGGGCAGGCGGTGCGCGCCGGGGTGGATCTGCAGATCTCGGGCCACACCCACGGCGGTCAGATCTGGCCGTTCAATTTCCTGGTCCGCCTGGAACAGCCTGTGGTGCACGGGCTCAGCACCCACGGCGACCGCACGCAGCTGTACACCAGCCGCGGCACCGGGTTCTGGGGTCCGCCGTTCCGGGTGTTCGCGCCCAGCGAGATCACGCTGCTGACGCTGCGCAGCGGTTAGGCAAGATACCTGCGTGGCTTCTTCCCTTGGCGATGTTCTCGCCTCCATGCAGCTCGACCAGACCGGCCCGGCGACGTTCGTCGGGCGGCAGCTGCCCGCGCCGGCCAACCACATTCTGGGCGGCCACATCTCCGCGCAGGCGCTGCTGGCGGCGAGCCTGACCGCGCCCGGGCGTGCCCCGCACAGCGTGCACACCTACTTCCTGCGCCCCGGTGACGCGCGGCTGCCGGTCACCTTCGACGTGGCCGAGCTGCAGCAGGGCCGCACGTTCTCGGCGCGGCGCGTCACCGCCCGGCAGGGCGAGGAGATCCTGCTGGAGGCCATGTCGTCGTTCAAATCGCCGACCACAGGCGGGGTGACCTACCAGCCGACGTGTCCGCAAGTGCCGCAACCGGAGTCGCTGCCGGTGGTCGCCCCGCATTTCGCCGAGTCCGCGGAGATGACCGAGGGGATGTGGGCGAGCCTGCGCTGGTTCGAGCGGCGCATCGTCGACGCGGACACTGCGGCCCCGGCCCGCTCACGGATCTGGTGGCGGCCCGGCGGCGCCGTGCCCGACGATCCGGTGCTGACGTCGGCGCTGGTGGCCTACCTGTCCGCGGTGACGCTGACCGAACCGGCCTATGCCGCGCGCGGCGGTGCCACGCTGTCGGCCCAGCGGGACCATTCGGTGTGGTTCCACGCCCCGGCGGATCTTTCGGACTGGCTGCTCTATGAACAGAGCTCGCCGAGCAGCGCCGACACCCTGGCCCTGGCCGGCGGGACGATGTTCAACCGCACCGGCGAACTGGTGTGCACCGTGCGTCAGGAGATGTACTTTCCGGCCCCGCGGCAGTGACGTCCTCTGCGGCAGTTGGGTAACCACAGGGCGATTTCGAGGCCCGGAATCGCCACCTCGTTACGCAGATTCGCCGCTCGGTCGACCGCGCCGGTGAACGTCAGTCCTCGGCGAGGGCTTTGAGGTTCTTCACGGTCTTGTCCATGATGCGGCCGACCTGGCGTGAGGCCACCCGGTCGGCGATCAGGCCCAGCAGTCCTCCGGGCGCCTCGTAGGACAGCCGGAACGTCACCTTGGTGCGTCCCTGGCTGTACTCGCGCAACCGGAACCGTCCGCGCAACCCCACCCCGGTGATCCCGATGAAGGCAAGGTCGCGCGCCTCGTCGAACTCGGTCACCTCGACGACCCCGCCGATCGGCACCGAGCCGACCTTCCAGTGCACGGTGTAGCGGGACCCCACGCCGACCGGGCCCTTCGTGACGATCTCCCACCGCTCCAGACTGGCCATGAACTCCGGGTAGCAGCCGGGGTCGCTGACGTGTTTCCACACGATGTGCGGGTCGACGTCGATGATCACGCTTCGCTGCAGCCGCATCGCCGGCCCCTTAACCGATCACCGGGAACCGGCGTTCTGCGGCCAGCCGGTCCACGGCCGACTGCAGGACGCCCTCGACCTTGTCGTGGACGGTGTCGTCGTCTCCGGCGGTGATCTCATCCGTGTGGATCGGGTCCTGCACCTCGATGGTGATCTTGGTCGGCAGGGGCAGCCGCGGCACCATGTCGCTGACCGCGAGTCCCCACGGCGGAGCCAGAAGGATCGGGACGCTCTTGAGACGCGCGATCCTGTCGACCCTCAGCAGCCTGGCCAGCCACTGCCCGCGGTCGAGGAACAGCGCCGCCTCCTGGCCGCCGACGCTGGCGATCGGGACGATCGGGACACCGGCCTCGCGCGCCAGCTTCACGTAGCCTTTGCGCCCGCCGAAGTCGACCTCGTGGCGCTTCCAGGACGGCCGGAAGACCTCGTAGTCGCCGCCGGGGTAGACCAGCAACGCGCCACCGGATTTCAGCGCCAGGGTGGCGTTGTCAGGGTTGGCGGCGACGGTCCCGAACTTGCGCAGCGAGCCCAGGCCCGGCATGGACACCACCAGGTTGTGGGCCAGTTGATAGAACGGGCGCTCGACGCCGAAGTAGGAGCAGAACGCCAGCGTGAACACGAACGTGTCCGGCGGGAGGTTGCCGCCGCTGTGGTTGCCGACCAGCAGCACCGGCCCGTCGGCCGGGATGCGGTCGAGGCCGCGGACGTCGGCGCGGAAGTACAGCGACGCCAGGAGCCACAGCCCGGGCAGCTGCTCGCGGATGTAGTCGGCGTCGCGCTGATCGAGGTCGGCCTTGGGCACGCGCGCGGTGACCTCGTGTTTGACCCACCCGAGGACATCGCCGAACCCCGCCATGGAAGCCCTATTGACTGTGGAGCCGCGCGGCAAACCTGGCAGGCTGGACCCCGATGTCCGCGCTGATCGAAGACCTGTCCGCCCTGCACGCCGTCGGCGACGACGCCGACGAGCTGTTCGCCTCGTTCGCGGGGTGGGCCCAGGAGCAGGGCACCCCGCTGTATCCGGCGCAGGAGGAGGCGCTGATCGAGCTGGTCAGCGGCGCGAACGTCATCCTGGCCACGCCCACCGGGTCGGGAAAATCCCTGGTCGCCACCGGCGCGATCTACGCGCGGTTGGCCGCGGGGGCCACCAGTTATTACACCGCGCCGATCAAGGCGCTGGTCAGTGAGAAGTTCTTCGCGCTGTGCGAGGTGTTCGGCGCGGCCAACGTCGGCATGCTCACCGGGGACGCCGCGGTCAACGCCGGCGCCCCGATCATCGCGTGCACCGCCGAGATCCTGGCCAACATCGCGCTGCGGGAAGGCTGTGACGCCGGCATCGGCCTGTGCGTGATGGACGAGTTCCACTTCTACGGCGATCCGGACCGCGGCTGGGCGTGGCAGGTGCCGTTGCTGGAACTGTCCGACGCGCAGTTCCTGCTGATGTCGGCGACCCTGGGCGACGTCAGTTTCCTGCGGGAGGACCTGACTCGGCGCACCGGGCGGCCCACGGCGCTGGTCGCCAACGCCGAACGACCCGTCCCGCTGTTCTTCTCCTACGCGACCACGCCGATGCACGAGACGATCCAGGAGCTCGTCGACACCAGGCAGGCGCCGGTCTACGTCGTGCACTTCACCCAGGCCTCGGCACTCGAGCGGGCGCAGGCGCTGATGAGCGTGAACGTCAGTTCCAAGGCGGACAAGGCCGCGATCGCCGAGCACATCGGCGCGTTCCGTTTCTCCACGGCGTTCGGATCCACGCTGTCGCGGCTGGTCCGGCACGGCATCGGCGTGCACCACGCGGGCATGCTGCCCAAGTACCGGAGGCTGGTCGAGCAGCTGGCGCAGGCCGGTCTGCTCAAGGTCATCTGCGGCACCGACACCCTCGGTGTCGGCATCAACGTGCCGATCCGCACCGTGGTGTTCTCGGCGCTGTCGAAGTACGACGGCACCCGCACCCGGCTGCTCAACGCCCGGGAGTTCCATCAGATCGCGGGCCGGGCCGGGCGGGCCGGGTTCGACACCGCCGGCACCGTCGTCGTGCAGGCGCCCGACCACGAGGTGGAGAACCTCAAGCAGTTCGCCAAGGTCGGCGACGACCCGAAGAAGCGCCGGAAGCTGGTGCGCCGCAAGGTTCCCGAGGGCATGGTGCCGTGGAGCGAGGCGACGATGGCGCGGCTGGTGAATGCCACCCCGGAGCCGCTGACGAGCAACATGCGGGTGTCGACGGCGATGATCCTGGACGTCGTCGACCGGCCCGGGGATCCGTTCGAGGCGATGCGCCGGCTGCTCACCGACAACCACGAACCGCGCAAGAAGCAACTGCGGCTGATCCGCGAGGCGGTGGGTATCGCGCGGTCGCTGTTGCAGGCGGGGGTGTTGGAACGGGTGGGCGCGGCTGACGACCCCGACGGTCGGCGCTACCGCCTGACGGTCGACCTGCCACCGGATTTCGCGTTGAACCAACCGTTGTCGACGTTCGCGCTCGCGGCGATCGGCCTGCTGGACGCGGAGTCGGACAGCTACGCGCTCGACGTGCTCTCGGTCATCGAGGCGACGCTGGAGGATCCCCGCCAGATTCTGGCCGCGCAGCTCAACAAGGCCAGGGGTGAGGCGGTCGCGCAGATGAAGGCCGACGGAATCGAGTACGACGAGCGGATCGAGTTGCTCGACGACGTCACCTACCCCAAGCCGCTGGCCGAGCTGCTCGGGCACGCGTTCGAGGTGTACCTGCAGAGCAATCCATGGGCGGCCGACGGCAAGCTCTCACCGAAGTCGGTCGCACGCGAGATGTGGGAGCGGGCGTTCACGTTCCGCGAGTATGTCAGCGTCTACGGGCTGACCCGCGCCGAGGGCGCGGTGCTGCGGTATCTGTCCGATGCGTTCAAGGCGTTGCGCTCTGGCGTGCCGGCCGCGGCACGGACCGAGGAGCTGACCGACATCGTCGAATGGCTGGGTGAGCTTGTCCGGCAGGTGGATTCGAGCCTGCTCGACGAATGGGAGCAACTCACCAGCCCGGACCAGCACGACGGGGCTGTCCCGGAAAAGCCGGCCGTACCCGCCCGCCCGCGTCCGCTGACGGGCAACGAGCGGGCGTTCACCGCGATGATCCGCAACGCGTTGTTCCGTCGGGTGGAGTTGTTCGCCCGCGAGCGGTGGGACGACCTCGGGGCGCTCGACGGCGGAGCGGGCTGGACCGCGGGGCGCTGGCAGGAAGTCGGGGACGAGTACTTCGCCGAACACGACGACGTCGGCACCGGCGCGGACGCGCGCGGGCCTGCGCTGCTGATCTTCGACAAGCGGCGCGACGTGTGGCGGGTCCGGCAGATTCTCGACGACCCGGCCGGGGACCACGACTGGGGATTCGAGGTCGACGTCGATCTGGAAGCCTCCGACGAAGAGGGCGCGGTGGTGCTGCGGGTGGTCGACGCCGGACGCCTGTGACGGCGGTCTCTGTACCCAAAATCACAGGTCAGCGGGTTGATTAACGTGTTTGTAACACGGACCATGGGAAGTGTCCGGCCGACGGGCGATCCTCGTTGCCGGACGTCAACTTTCCAGAATCAGGAGCCCCCGCCATGTCTTTCGCGCAGTACCGTGCCTCTCGCCAGATCGCTCGTGATCGTCGGCGGCTCTACGCGCGGATTGCGACGATGCCTCATTCGGCGGTCCGAGACGAATTGGTCGCCGTCGCACAGCGCTACGAGAAGGCCGGTCGCTGACGGGTCCCGCGCCCCTCAGATTCGTTATATAAGCGCCGTCAGGCGCATATCCTCG contains:
- the cynS gene encoding cyanase; the encoded protein is MRYDVAYHPALRERAAYEVDAQRIAKGRSWEELAELIGRPPVWTVAALLGSHPLPREAAEKIGDALDLDDEVVTALQRQPYRTGPGEVSADPTIYRFYELLNVYGPAFKALIHEQFGDGIMSAINCSVSLTKREHPDGDRVVVTIDGKFLPYQWSTETT
- a CDS encoding formate/nitrite transporter family protein, coding for MSYIPPPQLAVRIIDAGEAKAFMSTRDTLIRAYMAGAILGLAAAFAVTITVKTGQPLLGAVLFPVGFCMLYLLGFDLLTGVFTLVPLAWLDKRPGVTLGAMLRNWGLVFVGNFAGAMTTAVLMAIYFTFGFSVEPDAVGQALGAIGEGRTLGYAEYGAAGMLTLFVRGVLCNWMVSTGVVGAMMSDSLPGKVIAMWMPIMVFFYLGFEHSIVNMFLFPSGLMLGGDFTIVDYLVWNEIPTLLGNLVGGLTFVGLIIYATHARTAPSRQPL
- a CDS encoding SDR family oxidoreductase; the protein is MTAVSLITGGAGGMGTATAELVGKDHAVVLADVRRDRLEAAAAQLGELGVAVTAVDCDVTDRQAVQRLFETTAELGPLASVIHTAGVSPSMGDAAYVMRTNALGTVNVGETFFATAPAGAALVNVASMAAHLLPAEMIPTSVFPLGLQDTDAFMAQMLQACAVAPEEMRSGLSYALSKSFVRWYSSSQAERFNGRGLRVLSVSPGSIDTEMGRLEEQAGAGAMVTDAAVPRWGRPEEMAALLAFCAGPHAGYLTGTDILNDGGVVASMTERARRAAAQSG
- a CDS encoding metallophosphoesterase, which encodes MSENPAETVEEESRPARRSRGRLRRTLVVLAVMLLLFGVPWWTLVVGGAAWPTAVVVAGTLVFVAAFAALPLLMRAGHGRERSDRPAAAGDALLGVVWVLFVWSVLGQLVELGLLAAGVADPVRSRVVTAGVLAVAVALLVWGYVEAMRVPRVKRLDVTLPRLGRGLDGLRVAMITDTHYGPIDRARWSAGVVERVNALDADVVCHVGDIADGTAAQREAQAAPLASVRAASARVYVTGNHEYFSEAQGWLDYMRRIGWDVLHNRHVVVERGGDRLVVAGIDDATAAGSGLRGHGADIDTALDGADPALPVLLLAHQPKQVGQAVRAGVDLQISGHTHGGQIWPFNFLVRLEQPVVHGLSTHGDRTQLYTSRGTGFWGPPFRVFAPSEITLLTLRSG
- a CDS encoding acyl-CoA thioesterase domain-containing protein; its protein translation is MASSLGDVLASMQLDQTGPATFVGRQLPAPANHILGGHISAQALLAASLTAPGRAPHSVHTYFLRPGDARLPVTFDVAELQQGRTFSARRVTARQGEEILLEAMSSFKSPTTGGVTYQPTCPQVPQPESLPVVAPHFAESAEMTEGMWASLRWFERRIVDADTAAPARSRIWWRPGGAVPDDPVLTSALVAYLSAVTLTEPAYAARGGATLSAQRDHSVWFHAPADLSDWLLYEQSSPSSADTLALAGGTMFNRTGELVCTVRQEMYFPAPRQ
- a CDS encoding SRPBCC family protein produces the protein MRLQRSVIIDVDPHIVWKHVSDPGCYPEFMASLERWEIVTKGPVGVGSRYTVHWKVGSVPIGGVVEVTEFDEARDLAFIGITGVGLRGRFRLREYSQGRTKVTFRLSYEAPGGLLGLIADRVASRQVGRIMDKTVKNLKALAED
- a CDS encoding lysophospholipid acyltransferase family protein, producing MAGFGDVLGWVKHEVTARVPKADLDQRDADYIREQLPGLWLLASLYFRADVRGLDRIPADGPVLLVGNHSGGNLPPDTFVFTLAFCSYFGVERPFYQLAHNLVVSMPGLGSLRKFGTVAANPDNATLALKSGGALLVYPGGDYEVFRPSWKRHEVDFGGRKGYVKLAREAGVPIVPIASVGGQEAALFLDRGQWLARLLRVDRIARLKSVPILLAPPWGLAVSDMVPRLPLPTKITIEVQDPIHTDEITAGDDDTVHDKVEGVLQSAVDRLAAERRFPVIG
- a CDS encoding DUF3516 domain-containing protein, whose translation is MSALIEDLSALHAVGDDADELFASFAGWAQEQGTPLYPAQEEALIELVSGANVILATPTGSGKSLVATGAIYARLAAGATSYYTAPIKALVSEKFFALCEVFGAANVGMLTGDAAVNAGAPIIACTAEILANIALREGCDAGIGLCVMDEFHFYGDPDRGWAWQVPLLELSDAQFLLMSATLGDVSFLREDLTRRTGRPTALVANAERPVPLFFSYATTPMHETIQELVDTRQAPVYVVHFTQASALERAQALMSVNVSSKADKAAIAEHIGAFRFSTAFGSTLSRLVRHGIGVHHAGMLPKYRRLVEQLAQAGLLKVICGTDTLGVGINVPIRTVVFSALSKYDGTRTRLLNAREFHQIAGRAGRAGFDTAGTVVVQAPDHEVENLKQFAKVGDDPKKRRKLVRRKVPEGMVPWSEATMARLVNATPEPLTSNMRVSTAMILDVVDRPGDPFEAMRRLLTDNHEPRKKQLRLIREAVGIARSLLQAGVLERVGAADDPDGRRYRLTVDLPPDFALNQPLSTFALAAIGLLDAESDSYALDVLSVIEATLEDPRQILAAQLNKARGEAVAQMKADGIEYDERIELLDDVTYPKPLAELLGHAFEVYLQSNPWAADGKLSPKSVAREMWERAFTFREYVSVYGLTRAEGAVLRYLSDAFKALRSGVPAAARTEELTDIVEWLGELVRQVDSSLLDEWEQLTSPDQHDGAVPEKPAVPARPRPLTGNERAFTAMIRNALFRRVELFARERWDDLGALDGGAGWTAGRWQEVGDEYFAEHDDVGTGADARGPALLIFDKRRDVWRVRQILDDPAGDHDWGFEVDVDLEASDEEGAVVLRVVDAGRL